One Bos taurus isolate L1 Dominette 01449 registration number 42190680 breed Hereford chromosome 4, ARS-UCD2.0, whole genome shotgun sequence genomic window, GTGATTTTTTCTCACGTTAGGGACTGAGTGCTGGTGTGGCCCCCATCTCCAGGGGAACCTCTCTTTGCTTCCCCAGCCTCCTGGCAAGAGCCAAAGGCCCCAGCTTGGGGTTGCGGGGGagccccttcccacccctgccaGGAAGCACACACCCAGACCCACTTTCCCTGCACCTTCTCTGTACCCTAAGTGTCGGAAAAGGACAGATTagggagcagggctggggggGTTCCCAACCACAGCTGTGGGCCTCTCCTGGCCCAGCCTGCAGGCCTAGGTGTGGGGGATGAAGATGGAAGAGGAGGGGCGGGTACACAAGGGACCAAAGAACCATGAAGAAAGGCCGGCCCTCTGCTCCCCATTATTTCTGGTGGTTGCTCCCCATTTCTGGTGGAAACCCATCCTTGCCTTTGGACACTGGCAGCCTCACTCCCCAGGACCAGCCCCTCCTGGGCAGAGGAAGGGGCGGGGACAAGAGCACACGAaccactgcacacacacacctgcaggaGCAGCGTTGCCTCCCGCCCCCAGCACAGACACATGGGGTGAGCGTCACAGCCTCCAAGCCCCAGCCTCTGGCCACTTACAGTAGCAGAGCAAGGGTGGGACAGTTAGGTCGCTGGAGCTGGAAGCAGGGTGACAGAGGGTGATGCAGTGAAGCAGACGCTCTCCCCCCAGCActgccctgccccgccccaccccaccccagagccGCGTCACCACCACATCAGCCAGACAGTGGGAAAGGAGCCaatttatgaaattaaataaagTCCACGGAGGGAGTGAAGACCACGGGTGAGGGCACCTCCACCCTGACCGGCCCAGCACAGCTGGAGCTCAGCACACGGTGCATCCCTGCCTTTCGCCCCTCCCCAGAGGGGGCGTCAAGTGggccaggcccccagccctggaGCCTAGGGGGGGCAGAAGTCGGAGAAGTAGGGATGCTGCAGGGCCTCCTCCGCCGAGATGCGCTGGACCGGGTTACACTTGAGCAGGTTCTGGATGACAGGAAGAGGTGAGGTGGGTTCAGGCCAGGAGGTCTTGGGCTACCCCAGTCCACACCAGCCCCAACAAGTGCGCTGGCCGCCCCCCACACTGCCCTTCATCACCTGCAGCAGGTCCCTCCCTGTGGCGTTGAGCTTGGGCACGACGTTCACCAGGGACGTTGTGGCCGGGTACATCGGGTAGGGCTGTGGTGGGACAGGGAGAGTCAGACCAGCGGTGAAAGGGCGTGGAGACTGCCAGGGCCAGACACTTGGGGTGAACCACGCATGACCCCCGCCCCCCTTGCCCCATCACACCTTATAGTCTGGCAGCTTGGTCATGGCAGGCCACTGCTCCTCGGTTGGCGTGCCCAGGAGTGTGTCCACGGGGTCAAGGGCCACTCAGGTGGAGGAAAGGGGCAGGCGAGGGGTTCTCTCCCCGGGAAAGGAGGTTCctcctacccacccccaccccagccctcctcacTCCATCCCCCAGTTCACGACACAAGCCCATGCCACCCTCATGCAGTCTCAGCTGCATGCTGTTCTAGCAGACCAGATACTTGACAGCCATGATTAACTACTTTGACTGAAGCCCTGAGGTCCATGGCCCCGGTGAGGCGGTCAGCCTCCCCCTCTATCACCTTCCTGCTCCTTTCTGCTCCCTCACCCTAAGGATTCAGCTCTCAGCGGGGGAGGAGAgagccctccctgcctcccagccaCACCAGCCAGCAGCACGCACCTGCCCCATGACCTCTAGGCTGCTCACCACCCTCTGCCCTCAGGACAAGCCCGCAGGTGCCCCCAATCCTGGCCCCGCCCCTCACTGCCCTCCCTGCCTGCACTCTGAGCTCTCGGGGGGCTTTCAGATCCCCTCtcaggggttggggggtggcGTGAGGTGAAGGGAGATGGAAGGATATCGGAAGATCCTCTTCAGCTGGTCGTCTACATCATTGCCAGGAAAGAGGGGCCGCCCAGCGTTGGCCAGCTCTGGGGGAGAGGCGGGGGCGATATAAGAAGAACCCCTCACCCCCATGCCCCCCACTCCCACCGCAGGGGCCCCACTCCGTTCCCCGGAGGTACCCTCCACTCCAATGGGAGAGCGCCTCCGCAGAACCCGGACACGTCACCTGCGAAGATGCAGCCAGCTGACCACATGTCGATGGACGTGGAGTACAGCTTGGCCCCAAAGAGGACATCAGGTGGGCGGTACCACAGCGTGACGACCTGGAGAAGAAGACCCCACCCATGGGAACCCCTAGTTAGAGATGGAGGAGAGTGCTCAGACAGGagtcctggaggaggagctgagtgATGCTCATTGGGGACCCCCTCCCTCACTCCCAGCATCCCACCCTTACCCCTGCAGCTCACCTCAGCTGAGTAACAGCGAACAGGGATCCCAAAGGCGCGAGCCAAACCAAAATCAGCCAGTTTCAGCTCCCCAttctgggggtgggcagggagacaGTCATGGAGAGGGGCTCTTCACAGTCTGAGGGCAGGCCCCCTGCTCCCACCTTCCTGCCTGGCTCCCctcaccctgcccccacctcccagacaCACTGCCCCCTCCCCTGAGGTACCCTGTTGATGAGCAGGTTCTGAGGCTTCAGGTCCCTGTGCAGCACGTTTCGGCTGTGACAGAAGCCCAGGCCTTTCAGCAGCTGGAAGAGGAATgactgggggcggggc contains:
- the CDK5 gene encoding cyclin-dependent kinase 5; the protein is MQKYEKLEKIGEGTYGTVFKAKNRETHEIVALKRVRLDDDDEGVPSSALREICLLKELKHKNIVRLHDVLHSDKKLTLVFEFCDQDLKKYFDSCNGDLDPEIVKSFLFQLLKGLGFCHSRNVLHRDLKPQNLLINRNGELKLADFGLARAFGIPVRCYSAEVVTLWYRPPDVLFGAKLYSTSIDMWSAGCIFAELANAGRPLFPGNDVDDQLKRIFRLLGTPTEEQWPAMTKLPDYKPYPMYPATTSLVNVVPKLNATGRDLLQNLLKCNPVQRISAEEALQHPYFSDFCPP
- the CDK5 gene encoding cyclin-dependent kinase 5 isoform X1, producing MQKYEKLEKIGEGTYGTVFKAKNRETHEIVALKRVRLDDDDEGVPSSALREICLLKELKHKNIVRLHDVLHSDKKLTLVFEFCDQDLKKYFDSCNGDLDPEIVKSFLFQLLKGLGFCHSRNVLHRDLKPQNLLINRNGELKLADFGLARAFGIPVRCYSAEVVTLWYRPPDVLFGAKLYSTSIDMWSAGCIFAELANAGRPLFPGNDVDDQLKRIFRLLGTPTEEQWPAMTKLPDYKPYPMYPATTSLVNVVPKLNATGRDLLQNLLKCNPVQRISAEEALQHPYFSDFCPP
- the CDK5 gene encoding cyclin-dependent kinase 5 isoform X2 — its product is MQKYEKLEKIGEGTYGTVFKAKNRETHEIVALKRVRLDDDDEGVPSSALREICLLKELKHKNIVRLHDVLHSDKKLTLVFEFCDQDLKKYFDSCNGDLDPEIVKSFLFQLLKGLGFCHSRNVLHRDLKPQNLLINRNGELKLADFGLARAFGIPVRCYSAEVVTLWYRPPDVLFGAKLYSTSIDMWSAGCIFAELANAGRPLFPGNDVDDQLKRIFRPGHANRGAVACHDQAARL